One part of the Tenacibaculum sp. 190130A14a genome encodes these proteins:
- a CDS encoding GNAT family N-acetyltransferase, whose protein sequence is MESFVFKGRNFEVNFDNKAQKCSGIDKSDNKGFKLVFFSFPYSSILKITHFQVDEEKRKKGLGRFVLSKFEEWAKNENFKQIIGDITKNKDYSNPKDVVKFYKKSEYEISLKDKGMIFAEISKNLV, encoded by the coding sequence ATGGAATCATTTGTTTTTAAAGGACGCAATTTTGAAGTTAACTTTGATAATAAAGCTCAAAAATGTTCTGGTATAGATAAGTCTGATAATAAAGGTTTTAAACTTGTTTTTTTTAGTTTTCCTTATAGTAGCATATTAAAGATTACACATTTCCAAGTTGATGAAGAAAAAAGGAAAAAAGGATTAGGTCGTTTCGTTTTATCTAAATTTGAAGAGTGGGCAAAGAATGAAAATTTTAAGCAAATAATTGGAGACATAACAAAAAATAAGGACTATTCAAATCCTAAGGATGTAGTCAAATTTTATAAGAAATCAGAATATGAAATCAGTCTTAAAGATAAAGGAATGATATTCGCAGAAATTTCGAAAAATCTTGTTTAA
- a CDS encoding ATPase, with the protein MNHRTPHIIFEANKHYELGKLKGNQILYDFDKILEYLDAKGKLLFGDKFKIYIEDRNILYKLCNYQIRDYHTCKKLGVDLKKGILLSGPVGCGKTSLMKLIRYITPHYKAYEMIPTRNVTFAFNHIGYTTIQQYGDSRFYCFDDLGVEPTGRFFGKDCNVIGEVLLSRYELFVNHRIKTHGTTNLNAQELEERYGNRVRSRMRELFNLIGFDKGSRDKRK; encoded by the coding sequence ATGAATCACCGAACACCACATATCATTTTTGAAGCTAACAAACACTACGAACTTGGTAAATTAAAAGGCAATCAAATCTTGTATGATTTCGATAAGATTTTGGAGTATCTAGATGCTAAAGGAAAGTTGTTGTTTGGAGATAAATTCAAGATTTACATAGAGGATAGAAACATACTCTACAAACTGTGCAACTATCAAATCAGAGATTATCATACGTGCAAGAAATTAGGAGTTGACCTGAAAAAAGGTATTTTACTTTCTGGACCTGTAGGCTGTGGAAAAACTAGCTTGATGAAACTCATCCGCTACATCACGCCGCATTACAAAGCTTATGAAATGATTCCAACTCGCAACGTCACATTTGCGTTTAATCATATTGGTTATACTACCATTCAACAGTATGGAGATAGTCGTTTTTATTGCTTTGACGATTTAGGTGTTGAGCCTACGGGTAGATTCTTTGGAAAAGACTGTAATGTGATTGGTGAAGTACTGCTATCACGTTACGAACTGTTTGTAAATCATCGTATTAAAACACACGGAACAACCAACCTCAATGCTCAAGAATTAGAAGAACGATATGGTAATCGGGTACGCTCTCGAATGCGTGAGCTATTTAATTTAATTGGGTTTGATAAGGGAAGTAGGGATAAGAGGAAATGA
- a CDS encoding helix-turn-helix domain-containing protein, with translation MGATIITTEDLYEFKMELLEEIKQLFNQHNGNPTKKWLKSPEVRELLGISPGTLQNLRINGTIPYTKVGGVLYYDYQEIMNVLEKNRVHNKF, from the coding sequence ATGGGCGCAACAATCATCACTACAGAAGATCTCTATGAGTTCAAGATGGAACTCTTAGAAGAGATTAAACAACTATTCAACCAGCATAATGGAAATCCAACTAAAAAATGGTTAAAGTCACCAGAAGTTAGAGAACTTTTAGGTATTTCACCAGGAACATTACAGAACCTTAGAATCAATGGAACAATACCCTACACCAAAGTTGGAGGCGTATTATATTATGATTATCAGGAAATAATGAATGTCTTAGAGAAGAACCGAGTTCATAATAAATTCTAA
- a CDS encoding RteC domain-containing protein has translation MEFKLLAQDLLKDLEKVQKSTPAILKQSHISILLCRKLLTKYRREIITNGFESKKDEIVFFKEIKQVPLSRLIYYKEVFRIEKNFPKSSRRKKKKFIEEQLLRYQNFFSKNFDFGQYIESQLIHFDEYYFTRKFNDEFPVISSSFIIEDVDFNTPKDVNLAQLRAYTLMVKYLNKKLVSLRNGKRISSMKHNSSLVWTGSYAAFVELTYGLKTIGALNNGATDIKKVIEELGAFLGVSKGNHSRTYNEIKSRKSSRVKFFDEISESLLQKMDDEDGLDL, from the coding sequence ATGGAATTTAAGCTGCTCGCACAAGATCTTCTTAAAGATTTGGAAAAAGTCCAAAAATCTACGCCTGCGATTCTCAAACAATCTCATATAAGTATTTTATTGTGTAGAAAATTATTGACCAAATACCGTCGAGAAATAATTACAAATGGATTTGAATCTAAAAAAGATGAAATAGTATTCTTTAAGGAAATAAAACAAGTTCCTTTGTCTAGATTGATATATTATAAAGAGGTTTTTAGAATTGAGAAGAACTTTCCTAAAAGCTCCAGGAGAAAAAAGAAAAAGTTCATAGAAGAACAACTATTGCGGTACCAAAATTTCTTTTCCAAAAATTTTGATTTTGGGCAATATATAGAATCTCAGCTCATTCATTTTGATGAATATTACTTCACAAGAAAGTTTAACGATGAATTTCCAGTGATTAGTTCTAGCTTCATCATTGAGGATGTAGATTTTAACACTCCAAAGGATGTTAACTTAGCGCAGTTAAGAGCCTATACGCTGATGGTAAAGTATCTTAATAAGAAACTTGTTAGTTTAAGAAATGGCAAGCGAATTTCAAGTATGAAACATAATTCAAGTTTAGTATGGACAGGGAGCTATGCCGCATTCGTTGAACTTACTTATGGCTTAAAGACCATTGGAGCGTTAAACAATGGAGCAACCGATATTAAAAAGGTCATCGAGGAGCTTGGTGCTTTTCTTGGTGTTTCCAAAGGGAATCATTCACGTACTTATAATGAGATTAAATCTCGAAAGAGTTCTAGAGTTAAATTTTTCGATGAAATTAGTGAAAGCCTATTGCAAAAAATGGATGATGAAGATGGTTTGGATCTATAA